TATTGTCAGTTGTTAGTTTCCCTATTTTGGTGACTAATGTTATTCAGGCTTTTTACGAACTGACAGATATGTTTTATGTGGGAAAGCTTGGTGCTGTTCCCCTTGCTGCACTGTCTCTTACAGGTCCTATTAATTTTCTTATTATGGTTTTTGCTATGGGAATGGCTATGGGAAGCATATCATTGATGTCTAAAGCTATTGGAGAGGGAACATTTTCTAAGTTTTCAAAATATGCAGGACAATTATTATTTTTAAATTTCATATCATCTCTGTTTGTTATGGTCTTTATTTTACTATCTATAGATTCTATTCTAGATTTTATGTCTGTTAAGGGCGACCTTAGGGAGCTTACCAAGTCTTATTTTTATGTAACAGCATATGCGATACCAGTAATGTTTTTAAGTATTTCTATTGTATATATATTGAATTCTCAAGGTGAAACCATTATTTCGATGATAATAATTTTGATTGCAAATGTTATTAATTTTATTCTTGATCCAATTTTAATGTTTGCTTTTGATTTAGGTATTGCTGGTGCTGCTTGGGCTACTTTTTTTTCAAAATTAGTAACAGTTTTTTCTTATTTGTTTCTAACTTATGGATTAAATCGTGGATTTAAGATAAGTTTAGGGGATATGATGCCAGATATTGCTGTAATGAGAAATATTTTTAATTTAGGGTTCCCAGCAGCTTTTGGACAGATTATGACTTCTCTTTCTTTTTTGGTTTTCAATTATCTTGTGATTCAAATTAGTCCTAAATTTTTAGCCGCTTACGGACTTACAAATAGTATTATTGCATTTTTGCTCCTTCCCGGAATGAGTATTGGTACTGGGATTATTACAATTGTTGGGCAAAACCTTGGAGCTAAAAATTTCGATAGAATAGGAGATGCCTTAAAGAAGGGGTTTTTTTTGTCTTTAATAGTTTTATTTACAATTAATGTAATTATAATATCTTTCAGAGAAAGTATTGCAGCTTTTTTTACAGATGATTTTGAAGTTTTAAGTTATGCTAATGATTATTTGTTATTGGCATCAATTGGAACTGTTGGATATGGATTACAGCAAGTTTTTTTTGGAGGGCTGATTGGTTCAGGATTTACAAAACTTGTCATGGTTATTGTTTGTGTTCGTCTTTGGGTTATTCGCTTGCCGGTTGTGCTTATTTTTCAATATTTCGGAATCATGGAAGATTCTCTAGGATATGCTTTCATAATTTCAAATTATGTGGCCTTTGGGATTTTATTGTACTTTACTCTTACAAAATATTGGTTGAAGACGCAGCGTAGTTCAACATAGTAATTTTAGTAGTTATAAGAAGTTATGCAATCAGACCAGTAGTCTTGAAATTGTGTGTGGGTGCAGTAATGTTCTAACTCAAGAGCTAGAATCGATTTATCAATCTTGTTTTAGGAAAACATGGAATTTGTTTTGTTTTCTTTTGTTTACACTGATATTCAATTTAAATTTTTTCTTTTCTCCTGCCTTAAGACCTTCTTTTATTATATGACCTGTTTTGTTACCTTTTTTAAAAATTGCTAGTGAGTTTTGTTTTATGTCCGTTTTTTTGTTGTTTTTAAGAGTAATTATTAAGTTGTTTTTACTGTCAGCTTCAAATTCTACTATTTCAACCTTTTGTGTATTTTTTATACTAAAAATATAGGTGAGCTCTCTGGTGGTATTTTGCGCCCTCACAGGATTGTTTTTTATACATGACACGTTCATGGATATAGCGGATATTATAATAATTTTTGATATTTTTTTCACTAGCTGTACCTTGTTGTATGTAGTTAACAGTCAATTATTAAATAATAATGCATAGTGTTTACGCGATTGTACCTAAGGCGGTCTTCTTATACACTTTATTTATGCTGATTATAGAGTAATATCAAAGAGAATAAGAAATGTAAATGGCTTACTTGGTCTTGTGGAAGTGGTACGTCATTATGTTTGTTTTTTGCTTCATTTAACCAATTTCAAAGAAGATTGTATCTGGAATAAAATGATAAAGTTATTGACTACATGTCAAATAATTTGTAGAATGTCAGAGTTGTTGGGGGTTTCTTTTAGAAAAACACGGAAGTCGGGTCAATTTCTAATAAGAGATAGTCTTTTTAATATGCAGCACAATGCGGCGGTTCTATTTATTTTGTAATTGTTGTATATTATTAGGGAAATAGTGTGGAATTCTTTAAACAAGGATTTTGAGGCTGGGTATAAAGATAAAGATTTGGATATGAGTTTAGGAGGTGATTCATGGCTAAGGAAGTTTTTCAGAGAACAAAACCGCACATGAATGTTGGTACGATAGGGCACGTTGACCACGGAAAGACAACATTAACGGCGGCTATTAGCATTTATTGCTCAAAGGTAAACAAGGATGTTCGTGCACTTAAATATGAAGATATTGATAATGCGCCTGAAGAGAAGGCGAGGGGGATAACGATTAATGCTAGGCATATTGAGTATGAGACCGCAAGTAGGCATTATGCTCATGTTGATTGTCCTGGGCACGCCGATTACATTAAAAATATGATTACGGGGGCAGCTCAGATGGATGCTGCTATACTATTGGTTGCGGCTGACAGTGGGGCAGAGCCTCAGACTAAAGAACATTTGCTTCTTGCACAGAGAATGGGAATAAAAAAAATAATAGTGTTTTTGAACAAACTAGATTTAGCAGATCCTGAGCTTGTTGAACTTGTTGAAGTTGAAGTTTTGGAACTTGTTGAGAAGTATGGATTTGCTGGTGATACTCCGATAATAAAAGGGTCGGCTTTTGGCGCTATGTCAAATCCGGATGATCCTGAGGCAACTAAGTGCATAAAGGAGCTTCTTGATTCTATGGATAATTACTTCGATCTTCCTGAGAGAGACATTGATAAGCCGTTTTTGCTTGCTGTTGAGGATGTCTTTTCTATATCCGGACGCGGTACCGTTGCTACTGGACGTATTGAGAGAGGCCTTATTAAGGTTGGGCAAGAAGTTGAGATTGTTGGAATTAGGGAAACTAGGAGAACAACGGTTACTGGTGTTGAAATGTTTCAAAAAATTCTTGAGGAAGGACAAGCGGGGGATAATGTTGGGCTTTTGCTTAGGGGTGTTGATAAGAAGGATATTGAAAGAGGACAGGTTATTGCCGCTATTGGTACAATTACTCCTCATAAGAAATTTAAGGCATCTATATATTGTTTGACTAAGGAAGAGGGTGGAAGACATAAGCCGTTTTTCCCAGGATATAGGCCACAATTTTTCTTCAGAACAACAGATGTTACGGGTATGGTAGCTTTAGAAGGAAAAGAGATGGTTATGCCGGGAGATAATGTTGATATTTCTGTTGAACTTATCTCTTCAATAGCTATGGATAAAAATGTTGAGTTTGCTGTGAGAGAAGGTGGAAGAACTGTTGCTTCGGGACGTATTCTTGAAATATTGGAATAGTGGGGATAGGGATACTTTTTGTGTCCCTAAAGTTTAGGAGATTAAATTGATTGCTAAAGATAAGATACGGGTAAGGCTTTTTAGTTTTGATGTTAAGATATTGGACCAGAGCGCTGAGTCTATTGTTAGGGCTGTTCAGAAATCTAAAGCTCAAATAAAGGGGCCTATTCCTTTGCCGACAAAGATAAAGAAATATACTGTTTTGCGTTCTCCTCATGTTAATAAAAAATCGAGAGAGCAATTTGAAATGAGAACTCATAAAAGGCTTATTGATATTTTGGACCCTACTTCTGCTTTGATGGACTCTTTGATGAAATTGGAACTGCCTGCGGGGGTGGAAGTGGATATTAAGTAGGCGATGAGATGCTAAGTATATTAATTTGAGGTGTTTTAATGTTGGGATTGATTGGAAAAAAGGTGGGCATGACTCAGATATTTCAAGAAGATGGGGTTGTGGTGCCTGTTACGGTAATAGAATTTGAGTCCAATTATGTTATAGGGAAAAGAACAGTAGAGAAAGATGGATATGACGCTCTTATAATGGGATCTGTTGATCTTAAAAGTTCGAAGGTTTCAAAGCCGATAAGAGGTCAGTATAAAAAATTAGAGAATATTGAGCCTAAGAAGTATGTTATAGAATTTAGAGACTTTAAGGGTTATGATGCTGGTGATGAGATTAAACTTGATGTTTTCAGAGAGGTTAAGTATGTGGATATTACTGGCACTACTAAGGGTAAGGGTTTCCAGGGAGCTATGAAGAGACATAACTTTAGTGGTGGCCCTTCCTCTCATGGGTCTAAGTTTCACAGACACCTTGGCGGCACCGGACAGGCTACTACTCCTGCTAGGACTTTTAAGGGGACCAAAATGGCTGGTAGAATGGGTGGTATTCAGCAAACTATTCAAAATCTTGAAATTATTTTTATCGATGAAGAGAAGGGAGCTATTTTGGTAAAGGGAGCTGTGCCAGGATTTAAGGGTTCTTTTGTTATTGTTAAAAAGGCTAGAAAAGTGGGTGTTTAGTATGGAAAGGAAAGTTTTTTCTCAAGAAGGACAAGAGCTTCGATCTATAGATTTGGAAGATAGGGTCTTTAACGTTGATATTAGCTATGGCTCTATATATAATGCTATTCGGAATGAGCTAGCCAATCTGAGAGTTGGGACAGCTTCAACTAAAACTAGAGCTGAGGTTAAGGGGAGTTCTAAAAAGCCTTGGAAGCAAAAGGGCACGGGGCGTGCAAGGGTGGGCACTAGGCGGAATCCAATTTGGGTTGGTGGTGGTGTTGCTTTGGGGCCAAAGCCAAGAGATTATAGTTATAAATTACCGAGGAAGGTAAAGCGGCTTGCTTTTAGGTCTGTGCTTAGCTTGCGTGCATCTGTGGAAGATGGTTTTAAAATTATAGAGGATTTTACTGTTGAGTCGGGAAAGACAAGAGAACTTGCTTTGATAATGAAAAATTTTATAGGCACCAATGGAAAAACGGTTATTCTGTTGGGTAATGATGATCAGATGGTTAAGAGAGCAGGGAAAAATATTAGAGATTTGAAGATTTTATCTTTTAATAGACTTAGGATTGTTGATTTGTTTTATGCCAAGAATTTAATAGCTCTTGAATCTGCTATCAGGGGGCTTAATGAATTTTATGTTAAATAATAGAAGGAATGTTAAGGATGAAATATGAAAGCTTTTGATATAATGATCTCGCCTGTGCTTACCGAGAAAACTAATATTCAGCGGGAGAATATGAATGTTTATACTTTTAGGGTTAAGAAGCAGGCGAATAAGAAAGATGTTGGTGCTGCGATTAAGGAGCTTTTTGGTGTTGTTCCGGTGTCTTGTAGCGTTCTTAATGTTAAAAGCAAAAGTAAGGTAGTGGTTTCAAAGAAGGGGTATCCTATTGGCAAGGGAAAGACTTCTTCATGGAAAAAGGCATATATCTATCTTAGAAAAGAAGATAAAATAGATATATTTTAGTGGTTTTGGAGAAAGAAAAATATGGGTATTAAGACTTATAGACCGAAGACGTCTTCTTTGCGGTATAAGACAACTTTGTCCTTTGATGATTTGAGTAAAAGTAATGATCCTTTAAAGTCTTTGACTAAGGGAAAGATGTCTAGGGCTGGAAGAGATTCTTCTGGGAGAATTAGTGTTAGGAGAAGGGGTGGTGGGCATAAGAGAAGGTATAGGGAAATTGATTTTGGTAGAAGGGATAAATTTGGGGTACCTGCTCGGGTTGCGTCTATCGAATATGATCCAAATAGGAGTTCTAATATAGCTTTACTTGTTTACAGGGATGGAGATAAGAGATATGCCATTGCTCCTAAGGGGATTAAAGTTGGTGATGTATTGGAGAGCGGGCCAAATTCTCCAATAAGGAGTGGTAATTCGCTTCCTCTTGAGAATATTCCAGTTGGTAAGATGGTACATAATATTGAGCTTAATCTTGGAAGGGGTGGGCAGCTTGTAAGGAGTGCTGGTAGTTATGCTATGATACTTGCCTCTGATGAAGATTATGTGACCGTTAAGCTTCCGTCAGGAGAGATGCGCATGATTTTTAAGAAATGTATGGCTACTCTTGGAGAAGTTGGAAATGGGGATTATATGAATGTTTCTTGGGGTAAGGCCGGTAAGAGTAGGTGGCTTGGGAGGAGGCCTAAGGTGAGGGGCGTTGCCATGAACCCTGTTGACCATCCTCATGGGGGTGGAGAGGGGAAGACTTCTGGGGGGCGTCATCCTGTATCTCCTTGGGGACAGCCTACCAAGGGATATAAAACTCGAAAAAGGAAGAAATACTCAGATAAATTTATAGTTAAGCGAAGAAGTAAGTAGGAGATTGTAGTGGCAAGATCTATTAAGAAAGGACCTTTTATAGAAAAAAGTCTTTACCAGAAAGTTTTGGCAGCTTCTGGTAAGGAGAAAAGGGTGGTTATTAAAACATATTCTAGAGCTTCAACAATAATACCTGATATGGTAAATCTTACTATATCTGTCTATAACGGGAAGTCTTTTATTCCTGTTTATATTACTGAAGATCTTGTAGGGCATAAGCTTGGTGAATTTTCTCCGACAAGGATTTTTAGGGGGCATGCTAAGTCAGATAAGAAGGGAAGGAAGTAGGGGTATGGTTGTAAATAGAAGATACACGGCGAGGGGCAAGAATCTGCCATCTTCCCCGAAGAAGGTAAGGCCTATAGCTGACAACATACGGGGTAGGTCTTATGTTGAAGCTGTTGCTATACTTTATTCTATGCCCAATAAGGGGGCTAAGCTTTTGGGTAAGGTAGTTAAATCGGCTGCATCAAATGCTATGTACCATAATAAAAATCTTTCTGAGGATATGATCATTGTGAAGGTTATTATGATTGATGATGGAAAGCGTCGCAAGAGTGTTTGGCCTAGAGCTAGAGGGAGGGCCGATAGACTGGTTAATAGAAGTTGTCATATTTTTGTTGAGGTTGATGAAAAGATGGGAAGTGGGGAGTAAGATATGGGTCAAAAGGTGCATCCTTATAGCTTAAGAATAAAGATTAATAAAGACTGGAAATCGAAATGGTATTTTGATAAGAAGTTGTATTCAGAGATACTTTATGAAGATTTCGTAATAAGACGGGAGACTATGAAGTTTCTCAGGGGTATTAAGTTTGATATTTCCGACATAGAGATTATTAGAAATAATCTTCAACGGGTGACAGTGGTGATTTCTACTCCAAGGCCTGGCTCTGTTATTGGGGTTAAAGGCGCCAACCTTGAAAAGATAGGACAGTTGTTAACTAGAAAGATTTCTAAAAAAATAAATATTAAGATAAAAGAAATTAAGAAGCCCGAGTTTGATGCTCAGATTATTGCTAATGGAATAGCAAGGCAAATTGAGAATAGAGTTTCTTACAGAAAGCTTTTAAAAACCGCACTTTCATCTTCTATTTCGAAGGGTCTTCAGGGGATCAAAATTAAGGTTTCGGGTAGGCTTGGTGGGGCTGAAATTGCCAGAAGTTTTGAGGTTAAAGAAGGAAGAATCCCGTTACATACTCTTAGGGCTAACATAGATTATGGTTTTGTTGAGGCGCAGACGACTTATGGCATTATTGGTGTTAAGGTTTGGGCATTTAAGGGTGAACTTTTGGGAAGGAAGATTAATTCGGATGCTGGTCAGGTAATAAATAAAAAGCCTGCAAGAGAAAGAAGTGAAAATTTTGATAAGAGCGTGGTATTTCAAGATAGGAATAATCAGGATAGTAAGAATAGAAGAGTTGTAGATGAGGGTAAATTTTTTAAGGAAAAATCGGGGGTTGGAGATGATTCTCTTTGAAAAAAGAAGAGTTTTGATATCTAGGATCCTAAGGAGAGTTAAATGTTGAGTCCTAAAAAGGTTAAATATAGGAAGAGGCAAAGAGGGAGGCTTACTGGACAGGCGCAGAAGGGGAATAAAATATCTTTTGGAGAATATGGACTTGTTTCTCTTGAGACAGATTTTATCACTGCAAGGCAGATTGAGGCAGCTCGTATTGCCATGACTCGTAGGGTTAAGAGGGGTGGTAAAGTTTGGATAAGAATATTTCCGGACATTCCCTACACTAAGAAGCCAGCTGAGACTAGAATGGGTAAGGGCAAGGGGGGTGTTGACCATTGGAATGCTCCTGTTAGGCTTGGGACTGTTATGTTTGAGATGGCTGGAGTAGCTAAGGAGCTTGCCGAGGAAGCTATGGTGCTTGCTAGTTCCAAATTGCCGGTTAAAACGATATTTGTTGTAAGGAGAGATTTGAGGTAGGTTATGTTGAAAAAATTTAAAGATATGTCTTTTGATGACATGAAGGCTAAGCGCATGTCGCTGAAGAGAGAGTATATGGATTTGAGGTTTAAGACGGTTGTGGGCCATGTTGAGAATCCTTTAAAGAAAAGGGAGATAAGGCGGGATATTGCAAGACTTAATACAGTGATTCATGAATATGAAATGGGTGTTAGGAAGGTTTAGTTGTATGGCAAGAGAGAATAAGAGAGAGTTGGTCGGTAGGGTTGTTAGTGATAGGATGAGTAAGTCTATAGTTGTTGAAATTGTTCAGAGAAGAATGCATCCTATTTATCACAAATATCTAAAGGTTAGTAGAAGAGTTAAGGCTCATGATGAGAAGGAAGAATCGAAAGTTGGGGATAAGGTAAAGATTATTGAGGCCCGACCCATTAGTAAGGAGAAGAGGTGGATGCTTGTTGGGGTTTTGGAAAAGTCAAAGTAGTTTTGTTATTTTATAGAGGAGAGTAATATGGTGCAGATGCAGACGTATTTAACGGTTGCTGATAACACGGGCGGTAAGTTGGCTCAGTGCGTAAAAGTTTTGGGTGGTAGTAAGAAGCGTTATGCTAGGGTTGGAGACATAATTGTTGTCGCTGTGAAGCAGGCTATTCCTAATTCTCCTGTTAAAAAGGGAGATGTACATAAGGCTGTTGTTGTTAGGACCTCAAAAGAGATAAGACGCAGGAATGGAACTTATGTTAGATTTGATGATAATGCGTGTGTTATACTCGATGCTAATTTGAATCCAAGAGGTAAGAGGGTTTTTGGACCTGTCGCAAGGGAGCTGAGAGACGCTAATTTTATGAAGGTTGTCTCATTGGCTTCAGAGGTAATATAGAGGTATAATTATGAAGACAAAGTTGAGATTGGGGGATAATGTAAAGATTCTTTGTGGTAAAGATAAAGGGAAGATAGGTAGAGTTATTGGTATTGATAGGGGGAAATCTAGGATTACCGTTGAAGCTTGTAATATGGTTAAAAAGGTTGTTAAGGCAAGAACGCCTCAGGAAAAGAGTAAGATAATTGATAAAGAGGCAGCTATGGATATCTCTAATGTGATGCTGTTTGTGGGTGGCGTGGCTTCTAGGGTAGGGTTTAGATCTGAAGGCAATGAAAAGAAGAGATTTCTTAAGAAGAATGGGGAGAATGTTTAGATTATGAGTTACGTGCCTGAGCTTAAGAGATATTATAGGGAAAGTATTGTAAAAGAGCTTGCTGAGGAATTTCAGTATAAGTCTATCATGCAGGCCCCTAGAATAGAAAAAATAGTTGTTTCTATGGGGGTTGGAGAAGCTGTTAAGAATAAAAAGCTTTTAGATTCAGCTGTTGCGGAGCTTAGTCAGATTACTGGCCAGAGGGCTGTAAAGACGAAGGCTAGGAGAGCCATTGCTGGTTTTAAAATTAGACAAGGACAGGAAATTGGTGCTATGGTTACCCTTAGGGGCAATGTTATGTATGAGTTTTTGTACAAGCTTATCAATTTAGCATTGCCTCGTGTTAAAGATTTTAGGGGGGTTAATGGCAATTCTTTTGATGGTAACGGTAATTATTCTTTTGGGATAGCAGAGCAGATAATATTTTCTGAGATAGATTATGATAAAATAGAGAGGGTGGCTGGCTTGAATGTTACGATAGTGACCACGGCTTTAAGTGACAGGGAGGGGAAGGCTTTGCTTTCTAGGTTTGGTGTGCCGTTTAGTAGTTAAAGGAGTTTGTATTTATGGCTAAAAAGTCAATGGTAATTAAGGCTTTGCGGAAGCCAAAATATAGAACAAGGCAAAATCGTAGGTGTAAGCTTTGTGGGAGGCCAAGGGGTTATATGAGGGATTTTGGTATGTGTCGTGTGTGTTTTAGGAAGTATGCGTCTGCTGGATTAATTCCTGGTGTTTCAAAGTCAAGTTGGTAAGGAGAGTTTATGTCGGTTACGCATTCGGTTGGGGATATGTTAACTAAGATAAGAAATGCAAGTAGGGTTAGGCATGAGTCTGTAGAGCTGAAGGTGTCTAGGATAAATAAGTCGATTTTAAATATCCTCAAGGAAGAAGGGTATATTAAAGAATATGGGTTGTTCGACAAAAATGGTATTTCTTTTATTAAGGTGGTGTTGAATTATGATAATAAGAGGAATCCGGCTATAAACAGGATAGACGCTATTTCAACTCCTGGTAGAAAGGTTTATTCTTCGTATAAAAAAATGCCGAGGATAAAGAATGGTTATGGTATTTTGATTGTGTCTTCTTCTAGGGGCGTTATTACTGGAAAGAAGGCTAGAGATAACAAGGTGGGTGGTGAGCTCATTTGTTCAGTTTGGTAAAGAGGTGCATGTATGTCACGTGTTGGTAAGCTTCCCATAAAGATATCAGATTCTGTTAAAGTTGGCGTTACGGACAATTTGGTAACGATTGAGGGGAAGAGAGGTAGATTGAGTCAGGTAGTGGGGGGTGGTATTAAGGTTAGGGTTGAGGGCGATAGCATTTTTGTTGAGCGTTCTTTTGAGGATAAGCAGACGAGGGCTTTTCATGGGCTTTATAGAAGTTTGATTTTTAATATGGTTAAGGGAGTGACGGATGGGTTTTCAAGATCTCTTATTATTAATGGTGTGGGTTATAGGGTGGAACAGCAGGAGGGTAGCCTCTTTTTCAATCTGGGGTATTCAACTCAGTTTGAGTATGTGATACCAGAGGGAGTTTCTATTAAGCTTGATGGTAATACTAAGATTGCAGTTGAGGGGGTGGATAAGTGCAGAGTTGGACAAGTCGCTGCCGAGATTAGAAGCTTGAAAGTGCCAGAACCTTATAAGGGGAAGGGGATTAAATATGACAATGAAATAATTAGGCGTAAAGTAGGAAAATCGGGAGTAAAGAAATAGGTTTTAGGTGATTATTTATGAAGAGAATAAAAGAGGCTGAAAAAAGGAATATAAGACGCAGGAAGAAAATAAGAGGCAGAATCGGGCTCGGAGTGGCGGCCAGGCCCAGGGTTACTGTCTTTAAGTCCAATAGATATTTTTATGCTCAGGTTGTCGATGATGTGGCGGGGTGCACCTTGGCGAGTGTTTCCACTCTTGAGAAGAGCCTTAAATTGGGCAAAAATATTGATGATGTAAGGAAACTTGGAGAGGTTCTTGTAGGTAGGCTTAAGGAGAAAAATATAGATAAACTTGTTTTTGATAGGAACGGTTATAAGTACCATGGACTTATTGCAAGCTTTGCGAATTCTTTAAGGGAAGCTGGTATTGATGTTTAGGAGGGAGATAGAGTGGAAGCTCAGGTTCAGAAGAAACAAATAGAGAAGTTAATATCACTTAATAGGGTTACTAAAGTTGTGAAAGGGGGGAGGAGGTTTTCTTTTGCTGCTTTTATGGTTATTGGTGATGGAGAAGGGCGTGTTGGTTGGGGATTTGGCAAGGCTAATGATGCTAGTGATGCAATAAAGAAGAGTTCTACGAATGCTAGAAAAAATTTAAGGTCTGTTCCCATTAAGAAGGGTACGCTTCCTCATATGGTTATTGGAGATTTTAAAAAGGCTAAGGTTTTAATTAAGCCGGCCACTGAGGGTACTGGTATTATTGCGGGTGGGCCTGTGCGTGCTGTAATGGAGGCTGTAGGGGTGCATGATATTTTGAGTAAATCTCTTGGGTCAAATAATTCTATGAATGTGGTGAAGGCGACTTTTAGGGCATTCGATTTGGTTTTGGATGGTAGAAAAGTGGCTGGAATAAGAGGGAAGACTTTAAGAACTTTATGGGGTTAATTTATGATTAAGAGAAAATTAAGACTTCAGCTTAAGAAGAGTAGGTTTAAGTCTTCAAGATCTAGAGCTAAAAACAAGGCTTTTATTAAGAGGATGAAGGGAAATAGAGAGATTATTTCTAGGAGTGGTGTTGAGGTCGAGGTTGAGCTCAGGAGAAGCTTGATTGGAAAATTGGGTAACAAGGTTAAAACGTTGAGAGCTTTGGGATTGAAGAGAATAGGAGATAAAAGAAGGCATAGTTTGGACAAGTCGGTACAGGGGATGCTTGGTAGGGTAATCAATATGGTTTTAATAAGCGAGGTGGCAAGTGATTAAGTTGAGGAGTCCCTTGGGGGCTAATAAGGCTAGAAAAGTTTTGGGTAGGGGACCAGGGTCTGGTCTTGGGAAGACATCTGGTCGAGGTCAGAAAGGGCAGAGAGCTAGGAATACCTCGCCAAGGCCTGGATTTGAGGGGGGGCAAACTCCTCTTTATAGAAGACTTCCAAGGAGAGGATTTTCTAATTATGATTATAAAGTAAGATATGAGATTGTGGGGCTTGATGATATAGAAAAGAAATTTGAACCTGGTGATGTGGTAAGCTGTGGCACTTTGTTTGAAAA
This is a stretch of genomic DNA from Borrelia sp. P9F1. It encodes these proteins:
- the rplF gene encoding 50S ribosomal protein L6; protein product: MSRVGKLPIKISDSVKVGVTDNLVTIEGKRGRLSQVVGGGIKVRVEGDSIFVERSFEDKQTRAFHGLYRSLIFNMVKGVTDGFSRSLIINGVGYRVEQQEGSLFFNLGYSTQFEYVIPEGVSIKLDGNTKIAVEGVDKCRVGQVAAEIRSLKVPEPYKGKGIKYDNEIIRRKVGKSGVKK
- the rplE gene encoding 50S ribosomal protein L5, coding for MSYVPELKRYYRESIVKELAEEFQYKSIMQAPRIEKIVVSMGVGEAVKNKKLLDSAVAELSQITGQRAVKTKARRAIAGFKIRQGQEIGAMVTLRGNVMYEFLYKLINLALPRVKDFRGVNGNSFDGNGNYSFGIAEQIIFSEIDYDKIERVAGLNVTIVTTALSDREGKALLSRFGVPFSS
- the rpsH gene encoding 30S ribosomal protein S8; this translates as MSVTHSVGDMLTKIRNASRVRHESVELKVSRINKSILNILKEEGYIKEYGLFDKNGISFIKVVLNYDNKRNPAINRIDAISTPGRKVYSSYKKMPRIKNGYGILIVSSSRGVITGKKARDNKVGGELICSVW
- the rplO gene encoding 50S ribosomal protein L15, with amino-acid sequence MIKLRSPLGANKARKVLGRGPGSGLGKTSGRGQKGQRARNTSPRPGFEGGQTPLYRRLPRRGFSNYDYKVRYEIVGLDDIEKKFEPGDVVSCGTLFEKGLVGRNVKNIKILANGKLTKKVNFEVSRISKSASELVVKVGCGVKLI
- the rplN gene encoding 50S ribosomal protein L14, with the protein product MVQMQTYLTVADNTGGKLAQCVKVLGGSKKRYARVGDIIVVAVKQAIPNSPVKKGDVHKAVVVRTSKEIRRRNGTYVRFDDNACVILDANLNPRGKRVFGPVARELRDANFMKVVSLASEVI
- the rpsE gene encoding 30S ribosomal protein S5; translation: MEAQVQKKQIEKLISLNRVTKVVKGGRRFSFAAFMVIGDGEGRVGWGFGKANDASDAIKKSSTNARKNLRSVPIKKGTLPHMVIGDFKKAKVLIKPATEGTGIIAGGPVRAVMEAVGVHDILSKSLGSNNSMNVVKATFRAFDLVLDGRKVAGIRGKTLRTLWG
- the rplX gene encoding 50S ribosomal protein L24, which codes for MKTKLRLGDNVKILCGKDKGKIGRVIGIDRGKSRITVEACNMVKKVVKARTPQEKSKIIDKEAAMDISNVMLFVGGVASRVGFRSEGNEKKRFLKKNGENV
- the rpmD gene encoding 50S ribosomal protein L30; the protein is MIKRKLRLQLKKSRFKSSRSRAKNKAFIKRMKGNREIISRSGVEVEVELRRSLIGKLGNKVKTLRALGLKRIGDKRRHSLDKSVQGMLGRVINMVLISEVASD
- the rplR gene encoding 50S ribosomal protein L18 — protein: MKRIKEAEKRNIRRRKKIRGRIGLGVAARPRVTVFKSNRYFYAQVVDDVAGCTLASVSTLEKSLKLGKNIDDVRKLGEVLVGRLKEKNIDKLVFDRNGYKYHGLIASFANSLREAGIDV
- a CDS encoding type Z 30S ribosomal protein S14 — translated: MAKKSMVIKALRKPKYRTRQNRRCKLCGRPRGYMRDFGMCRVCFRKYASAGLIPGVSKSSW